The proteins below come from a single Saccharophagus degradans 2-40 genomic window:
- the tssC gene encoding type VI secretion system contractile sheath large subunit, protein MSDAVAEAQEGAVETQTLSLLDQAIQATKQTDTEEAQALLKTLTEEALKGTVSWNKNLMVTFNKAIEAIDKAISEQLREIMHNESFQKLEGTWRGMHYLVNNSETSTSLKIKLLNASKKEVAKDLSKAVEFDQSQVFKKLYENEFGTPGGEPYGALIGDFEFTNHPDDIELLSGMSNVAAAAFCPFLSAADPKLFGFDKWNELSKPRDLSKIFDSAEYTKWRSFRDSDDSRFVSLAMPRVLARLPYGETTKPVEAFSYEELPDGEKPLLNQYCWSNAAYVLGARLTDAFAQYGWCTAIRGAEGGGRVNDLPVHLSTTDDGDIDMQCPTEIAVTDRREAELSSLGFMPLSHYKNTDYAVFFGGQTTQRPRVYAQPEATANAAISARLPYIMATSRIAHYLKVMARDKVGSFMESDDMQHWLNRWINGYVNASEEGGQDMRAQYPLREAKIEVKPVPGKPGSYNAVAWLRPWLQMEELSTSLRMVARIPEIGG, encoded by the coding sequence ATGAGTGATGCAGTTGCAGAAGCCCAAGAAGGCGCAGTAGAAACCCAAACCTTAAGCCTGTTGGATCAAGCTATTCAAGCTACCAAACAAACAGACACAGAAGAAGCTCAAGCCCTGTTAAAAACCTTAACAGAGGAAGCGCTTAAGGGAACCGTTAGCTGGAATAAAAACTTGATGGTCACCTTTAACAAGGCCATTGAAGCAATCGACAAAGCAATTAGTGAGCAGTTGCGAGAAATTATGCACAACGAAAGTTTCCAGAAGTTAGAGGGAACTTGGCGTGGCATGCACTACTTGGTAAACAACAGTGAAACCAGCACTTCTTTAAAAATAAAATTACTAAATGCAAGTAAAAAGGAAGTGGCTAAAGATCTTTCTAAAGCTGTTGAATTCGACCAAAGCCAAGTATTTAAAAAGCTATACGAAAATGAATTTGGTACTCCCGGTGGTGAGCCATATGGCGCGTTGATCGGCGATTTCGAATTCACTAATCATCCCGATGATATTGAGCTGTTAAGCGGTATGTCTAACGTTGCGGCTGCTGCATTTTGTCCGTTCCTATCTGCCGCCGACCCGAAACTATTTGGCTTTGATAAGTGGAACGAACTTTCCAAACCACGCGATTTAAGCAAGATATTCGACTCTGCTGAATACACCAAATGGCGCTCTTTCCGCGATTCTGACGACTCGCGTTTTGTGAGTTTGGCCATGCCGCGTGTTCTTGCGCGTTTGCCCTATGGCGAAACCACAAAGCCTGTAGAGGCGTTTAGCTACGAAGAATTACCAGACGGTGAAAAGCCTCTTTTGAATCAATATTGTTGGTCTAACGCAGCATATGTACTCGGTGCGCGCTTAACTGACGCATTCGCACAATACGGCTGGTGTACAGCTATTCGTGGTGCAGAAGGCGGTGGTCGAGTAAATGATTTGCCTGTGCATTTGTCTACTACCGATGATGGCGATATCGATATGCAATGTCCTACCGAAATTGCTGTTACCGATCGTCGTGAGGCCGAGCTTAGCTCTTTAGGGTTTATGCCTTTGTCTCACTACAAAAATACTGACTACGCCGTTTTCTTTGGTGGGCAAACTACTCAGCGTCCTCGTGTATACGCTCAGCCAGAAGCAACCGCCAATGCAGCTATTTCTGCGCGTTTGCCTTACATAATGGCTACTTCTCGTATTGCTCATTACTTGAAAGTTATGGCTCGCGATAAAGTGGGTAGTTTTATGGAATCTGACGATATGCAGCATTGGCTAAACCGTTGGATTAACGGCTATGTAAACGCGAGCGAAGAAGGCGGGCAAGATATGCGTGCGCAATACCCGCTTCGCGAAGCTAAAATTGAAGTTAAGCCCGTACCAGGCAAGCCCGGTTCATATAATGCCGTTGCGTGGTTGCGCCCTTGGCTGCAAATGGAAGAGTTGAGCACTTCTTTACGAATGGTTGCTCGCATACCAGAGATTGGTGGCTAG
- the tssC gene encoding type VI secretion system contractile sheath large subunit, which produces MTNYSENIEAESLEQSVDYAIETPEVEEGGIPSLLLHCFNSASNNVQDSDIDDWVYRSLVTKNITSKDAAIYLIEKTILEIDKILCAQIDEILHHERFRALEASWRGVIHLIDTQSDYDEELTVKIKVLNVGWKEVGKDLARAIEFDQSQLFQRIYSDEFDTPGGEPFGVLLGDYYVSHRHRAGSLYNDLDTLKELANIATAALCPFITGAHASLFGLDSAREMGYPIDLQAVFKQKEYLRWKSLRQTESTRFVGLTLPEMLMREPYRADGTRAENFNYNERTLNADSDYVWGNACFAFGSVLIRAFANTGWFADIRGGVHEFGEGGVVRGMRYSRFETDISNNAAQPTTKLQIDDYLERELSDLGFIPMCSYFGSEISAFYSNSSLHDPAEYTTEIAKTNARLSAMIQYMLCVSRFGHYLKVIGRDRIGSIISAQDCQRVFQNWLNQYTTSSEGASNVLKARYPLSESRVEIHEQPGRIGYFTCVVHLKPHFQLDQLVSSIKLVTELAVGTVGSQH; this is translated from the coding sequence GTGACTAACTATTCGGAAAACATAGAGGCAGAATCGCTGGAGCAATCAGTGGACTATGCAATCGAGACGCCGGAAGTGGAAGAAGGGGGAATACCATCTTTACTGCTGCACTGTTTTAATAGCGCGTCGAACAATGTACAAGATTCGGATATTGACGATTGGGTTTATCGGTCGTTAGTGACCAAAAACATCACTTCTAAAGACGCTGCCATTTATCTTATTGAAAAGACTATTTTGGAAATAGATAAGATATTGTGCGCTCAAATAGATGAAATATTACATCACGAAAGATTTCGCGCACTTGAGGCGAGTTGGCGCGGAGTAATTCATTTAATTGATACCCAATCCGATTACGATGAAGAGCTTACAGTAAAAATTAAAGTATTAAATGTTGGTTGGAAAGAGGTTGGTAAAGATTTAGCTCGTGCAATTGAATTTGATCAAAGCCAGTTGTTTCAGCGAATATACAGTGATGAATTCGACACCCCAGGCGGTGAACCTTTTGGCGTGCTGCTTGGCGACTATTATGTTTCTCACAGGCATAGAGCCGGCTCGCTTTACAATGATTTAGACACACTTAAAGAGCTTGCAAATATTGCAACAGCGGCCCTGTGCCCGTTTATCACCGGCGCGCATGCATCTTTATTTGGCTTAGATAGCGCAAGAGAAATGGGTTACCCGATTGATTTACAGGCCGTTTTTAAACAAAAAGAGTATTTACGCTGGAAGTCATTACGCCAAACAGAGTCGACACGTTTTGTAGGGTTAACATTACCTGAAATGTTAATGCGTGAGCCCTACCGGGCCGACGGAACCCGAGCAGAAAACTTTAATTACAACGAGCGTACGCTGAATGCAGATAGCGATTATGTGTGGGGTAATGCCTGTTTTGCGTTCGGTAGTGTACTTATAAGAGCTTTCGCTAATACGGGGTGGTTTGCAGATATTCGTGGTGGCGTGCACGAGTTTGGAGAAGGCGGTGTAGTACGAGGCATGCGCTATTCGCGTTTCGAAACAGATATCTCCAATAATGCGGCGCAACCTACAACCAAACTACAAATAGATGATTATTTAGAGCGCGAGCTGAGCGATCTTGGGTTTATCCCCATGTGTAGTTACTTTGGTTCGGAAATTAGCGCTTTTTACAGCAATAGCTCGCTCCATGACCCAGCAGAATACACCACAGAAATTGCCAAAACTAATGCTCGTTTATCGGCAATGATCCAATACATGCTCTGCGTTTCTCGGTTTGGCCACTATTTAAAAGTCATTGGTCGAGACCGTATAGGTAGCATTATTAGTGCGCAAGATTGCCAACGTGTATTTCAAAACTGGTTGAATCAATACACAACTTCTAGTGAAGGGGCGTCGAATGTTTTAAAGGCGCGTTATCCACTGTCAGAGAGTCGTGTGGAAATTCATGAGCAACCAGGGCGTATTGGTTATTTTACCTGCGTTGTACATTTAAAACCCCATTTTCAGCTAGATCAACTTGTGTCTAGCATTAAATTAGTAACCGAACTGGCAGTGGGAACTGTTGGCTCTCAACATTAA
- a CDS encoding type VI secretion system accessory protein TagJ, whose amino-acid sequence MATASEEYSAGNIQAALAAIAEEIKASPSDAKKRAFFIELLCIAGEYERADQQLNTLVVLDPQSAITVGTWRQLIRAAQTRMDVYQNNAVPDVIDQPTPVIAKSLELLVALNADDATQAAAALEQLEKVVKPLCLNVNGKAVEHWRDLDDVNAYVLELLGTNGKYFWIDYAQIESVEFDQPARPLDMLWRKVTITLKSGSVGEAFVPAVYPYKTEDDAAKLGRLTQWHEQCGLSRGEGLRTWLLGDEALTVFEVNNITASNSDQNSNETSIASEAVN is encoded by the coding sequence ATGGCTACGGCAAGCGAAGAATATTCAGCAGGAAATATACAAGCAGCACTTGCTGCGATTGCAGAAGAGATAAAAGCGTCGCCATCGGATGCTAAAAAGCGTGCTTTTTTTATAGAGCTGCTATGTATTGCAGGTGAATACGAACGAGCAGATCAACAACTAAATACATTGGTCGTGCTAGACCCGCAATCAGCCATTACCGTGGGCACTTGGCGACAGCTAATTAGGGCTGCGCAGACGCGTATGGATGTTTACCAGAATAATGCTGTGCCTGATGTTATCGATCAGCCTACGCCTGTTATTGCCAAATCCTTAGAATTGTTAGTGGCGTTAAATGCTGACGATGCTACCCAAGCTGCAGCTGCATTGGAGCAGTTAGAAAAAGTAGTTAAACCACTTTGTTTGAACGTAAATGGGAAAGCTGTAGAGCATTGGCGTGACCTAGACGATGTAAACGCGTATGTGTTGGAGCTATTGGGCACCAACGGAAAATACTTTTGGATTGATTACGCGCAAATTGAATCTGTTGAATTTGACCAGCCTGCACGCCCATTAGATATGCTGTGGCGGAAAGTGACCATTACTCTAAAAAGCGGTAGCGTTGGCGAAGCATTTGTGCCAGCTGTATACCCCTATAAAACAGAAGATGATGCTGCGAAACTCGGTCGTTTAACCCAATGGCACGAGCAGTGTGGCTTGAGCCGAGGTGAGGGTTTGCGAACTTGGCTACTAGGGGATGAGGCATTAACAGTATTTGAAGTAAATAACATTACTGCTAGCAATAGTGACCAAAACTCAAATGAAACGTCTATAGCCTCTGAAGCTGTTAATTAA
- the tssE gene encoding type VI secretion system baseplate subunit TssE, whose translation MARIRTDLPVLPSLLDRLIDDDPDRSLEAVKPAGVVLADIKANIRRDLENLLNTRIYRQLSIDAYPELQKSLVNYGIKDFSHVQFDSDEERIQFAWSIRRAIEDYEPRFQWVQVDIEPFGEDFQRTLYLKISATLLIEPDPVPLIFDSRVRTTDRALKLREVNHG comes from the coding sequence ATGGCGAGAATACGAACAGATTTACCGGTGTTGCCTTCTCTATTGGATCGTTTAATTGACGATGATCCGGATAGAAGTTTGGAGGCGGTAAAACCCGCAGGAGTTGTGTTGGCAGATATAAAAGCAAACATTCGTCGGGACCTCGAAAATCTGTTGAATACTCGCATTTATCGCCAGCTAAGTATTGATGCTTACCCAGAGCTACAAAAGTCGCTTGTTAACTACGGAATAAAAGATTTTAGTCATGTTCAGTTTGATTCGGATGAAGAGCGAATACAGTTTGCTTGGTCTATTCGTCGAGCTATTGAAGACTACGAGCCGCGATTTCAATGGGTGCAAGTTGATATAGAGCCATTTGGTGAAGATTTTCAGCGAACCTTATATTTAAAAATATCTGCAACATTGTTAATAGAGCCAGACCCAGTGCCCCTAATATTTGATTCAAGAGTTCGTACAACCGATAGAGCCCTCAAGTTGAGGGAGGTAAATCATGGATGA